From Lolium perenne isolate Kyuss_39 chromosome 5, Kyuss_2.0, whole genome shotgun sequence, a single genomic window includes:
- the LOC127319771 gene encoding malate dehydrogenase, glyoxysomal-like, whose translation MEEVSILRGSNCRAKGAAPGFKFAVLGASGGIGQPLSLLMKMNPLVSVLHLYDVANTPGVTADISHMNTGAVVRGFVGQPQLENALTGMDLVIIPAGIPRKPGMTRDDLFNINAGIVRTLCEGIAKCCPNAIVNIISNPVNSTVPVAAEIFKKSWDIQS comes from the exons ATGGAGGAGGTCTCCATCCTGAGGGGCTCTAATTGCCGTGCAAAAGGTGCGGCACCAGGATTCAAGTTTGCAGTCCTGGGTGCATCTGgtgggattggccagccactctcgcTGCTTATGAAGATGAACCCGCTTGTTTCGGTGCTCCATTTGTATGATGTTGCCAACACGCCTGGTGTCACGGCTGACATTAGCCACATGAACACTGGTGCTGTG GTGCGTGGTTTTGTGGGCCAGCCGCAATTGGAAAATGCTCTTACTGGAATGGATCTTGTGATCATTCCTGCTGGCATCCCTCGAAAGCCTGGGATGACAAGGGACGATTTGTTCAACATCAATGCTGGAATTGTCCGGACTCTTTGTGAGGGTATTGCAAAATGCTGCCCAAATGCAATTGTGAATATTATCAGTAACCCTGTCAATTCTACCGTACCAGTTGCTGCTGAAATATTTAAAAAAAGCTGGGACATACAATCCTAA
- the LOC127319749 gene encoding uncharacterized protein yields the protein MDFSSDDEWIVLDAKNPADSSDDDRGVLALGSPTCSDYELDLDLSSDDSDDDDSVTSRRAAVPDDDDYMSSDPYELECDDDADPYAAQPLTRPLSGMFHHTPWDSVAYAAFDPLRAANSAAKRLIPDPAFAVFPETVTVLASTRGLVCLRGNTSGLYYVANPATFRRVRLPPHTRDHRLDAEPAVVITFEQPPHASSAGFHHYSVVVAFQVHDGVWAVESFSSRTWDWTVGSDICAPETVIASSGVGALGRAFWRTTIGHILCVTPETGTVDLIPAPHEVDARPDWEIGEMEGNFAVACADNARKEVAALYLVAGEAGATQWQWAGQFDGEKAGCHPGMTLLRSQGAAEVVVWDSVADLVIALDFDGRQTRSIGPLNGGNYYTDFIPYIGTDTEIYSEEVGAMFITVDAVTYRIPQSSVKEEQF from the exons ATGGACTTCTCCTCCGACGACGAGTGGATCGTCCTCGACGCCAAGAACCCCGCCGACTCCTCCGACGACGACCGCGGCGTCCTCGCCCTCGGCTCCCCCACCTGCTCCGACTACGAACTCGACCTCGACCTCTCCTCCGACGACTCGGACGACGATGACTCCGTCACatcccgccgcgccgccgtccCCGACGACGACGACTACATGTCCTCCGATCCCTACGAGCTCGAGTGCGACGACGACGCCGACCCCTACGCGGCGCAGCCCCTCACCCGCCCGCTCTCCGGCATGTTCCACCACACGCCCTGGGACTCGGTCGCCTACGCCGCCTTCGACCCGCTCCGCGCCGCCAACTCGGCCGCCAAGCGCCTCATCCCGGACCCGGCCTTTGCCGTCTTCCCGGAGACCGTCACCGTGCTCGCCTCCACCCGCGGCCTCGTCTGCCTCCGCGGCAACACCTCCGGCCTCTACTACGTCGCCAACCCGGCCACCTTCCGCCGGGTCCGCCTCCCGCCCCACACCCGCGACCACCGCCTCGACGCCGAGCCCGCCGTCGTCATCACCTTCGAGCAGCCCCCCCATGCCTCCTCCGCCGGCTTCCACCACTACAGCGTCGTCGTCGCCTTCCAGGTCCACGACGGCGTCTGGGCGGTCGAGTCCTTCTCGTCCCGCACATGGGACTGGACCGTCGGATCCGACATCTGCGCGCCCGAGACCGTCATCGCCTCCTCGGGCGTCGGCGCACTCGGCCGAGCCTTCTGGCGCACCACCATCGGACACATCCTCTGCGTCACCCCCGAGACGGGCACCGTAGACCTCATCCCGGCGCCGCACGAGGTGGACGCCAGGCCCGACTGGGAGATCGGGGAGATGGAGGGAAActtcgccgtcgcctgcgccgaCAACGCCAGGAAGGAGGTCGCAGCGCTATACCTCGTCGCCGGGGAGGCCGGCGCCACGCAGTGGCAGTGGGCGGGACAGTTCGACGGCGAGAAGGCCGGCTGCCACCCCGGGATGACCCTTCTCCGCTCCCAGGGCGCTGCCGAGGTCGTCGTCTGGGACTCGGTCGCCGATCTAGTCATCGCCTTGGACTTCGACGGCAGGCAGACGCGCAGCATCGGCCCACTCAACGGAGGAAACTACTACACCGACTTCATACCCTACATCGGCACGGACACCGAGATCTACAG TGAGGAAGTTGGTGCTATGTTCATTACTGTGGATGCAGTTACCTACAGAATTCCACAGTcatctgtcaaagaagaacagttCTGA